The DNA segment ATGGTGCCAAGCCCCATCAGACACTGGCAACACAAACTGGCACAACTGAACCCTCACAGCTGCGAATGGCcccccaggggctcttcccttTGTCCCCTCTGCCAGTCCCACCCAGCCCCTTCCCCAGTTGCCAAGACCCTGCCTCCCACTCCCCTGCACCTGGCTGCCCTGGCAGGCAGCCCCAGACCCCTCGTGAAGGATAAGCTTCCCCCAGCTCTGAGCAGCTGCCAGACCACGCCCGAGCCCGCAGGCATCTCCTGGGCACCACTCACTGCCCTACCAGGCCTGGTGTGGCCCTGCACAGCCCCACAGAGgtgctatttttaatttaattggagaGTCGGAGGAGAGAGATGGTACCCAGCAAGGGAGTTTTAAAAgcttttggggtggggggaggggagagaaagcaAAGCAAAGTTCGTAATTATACACCAGGCAGCCAGATTTGATGCTTGAACAGAAAGGTTAAATGTTACATtcagaataaaatgagaaagagagtTCTGATGACAGTTGCCCAGAGCTACACAAGGAATAAAAAATACCCCTTGCCCAGCTCTTCTCCAGCAACCTCTTTTCTCTCGTACTCATTTCCGTGTTTTCCCCCTTCTGCCAAGAGTACACAAATAAACCGGTTTGGAGCACAAAGATTATTGCTTGATAcgtcaacaccttgatttcagttcAAAAGCAGCTTTCACTCAAGCCTGGAAAAACCACACATCTTCATCTCTCAGGTCAAGGGATCCAACAAAGCCCAGAAAATTGGGAAGGTAGTCTGAAACTGTGGGTAACAACGCGGGCCCTGGTACGGATTGACATAGATGCAAATCCCTCTTCTGCCGAGGGACACATGCTGAAGTTGGTGAAACTGGCTGGATGACTCTTTCCTGTAGAGACAAATGGAACACTCTTTTCAACCTACCTTTTCCTGTAGGAACTGTGGGTGTGATACCAGGAACTGCTGCAGCTATTTTGTGATCACAAGGCAACAAACTCTAAGTGGAAAAGTCCTTGACTGTATAGATACACCACTGTTCCACTGGACAGCCTACTTGCTACCTGAGAcccgccccccccaaaaaaaaaccccaatatGTTTTAGCCACTTATAGTCTAGTTTTCCTTCGGGAATGCTGACTCCATTCCTAACTGGCAATGCACCATCAGCCTGAGCATGTGCGTGAACCTGAGCAGGTGCTTAGCATCTCTGAAGTTCCGTGGGGTCAAATATCacttacttcattcagtgtgTGTGCAAGGTTTAAACACAATTCCCTTTGTAAAGCACTCACCAGTGCCTGACAAGGCACAGTGGCTGCCGTTGCTATTAATACTCCTGATTAATAGGAGAGAAACATCCACGTGTAAAATTTAAAGTAACAGATTTCAATGCACTTTCTCGTTTTCAACGTGACTTCTCACCCTTTGTTTTGGTTCATCCTCAACCCCAAACCTTGGAGAGGAGGACGTTTTACTCCTACTGTTCACCTGGTTGACTCAGGGAAGATGCAGAAGCCCAAGACAGCTTCATTACTGGCAGGGCCAGCCTGTTCCTCAAGTCTGACTCCGAGTCCATGGGGCATTTGAGGCCCCACTTGCCTCTGGGAACCACTGATGGCTCAGGTTCAGGGCTAAGGATGTGGATGAGAGAATGCGGTTCATGTGTCAAAGATGAGGTGAGTTTGACTCTGGTCTCCAAATACCCCTCCTATTCCTGgaactcttgaagagtcccttggacagcagagatcaaaccagtccatcctaaaggaagtcaaccctgaatacctattggaaggactaatgctgaagctgaagctccaatactttggcagccTGATTCactgaactcattggaaaagaccctgatgctgggaaagattgaaggcgggaggagaaggggatgacagaggatgagatggttggatggcatcaccaacccaatggacatgagtttaagcaagctcctggagatagtgaaggacaaggaagcctgacgcgctgcagtccgtgtggtcaccaagagttgaacatgactgagcgaccaacaacAAATCCCTGGAACATCAGGGTTACCCGGTGTCAGTCCTCCACCCACTAAGCTTTTGGTTCTCTAATGTTAAGAGGCAGATGGGAAGGGAGCATTAGGGAACCAAAGTCTCCCTCCAGAAGCAGCCATACAACAGAGTGGCTAAGAGCCCAGATCTGATTTGAACCCCACTTCTGCTGTTTTCAAGGggaaaaattgtttttgttgtttttcagtcactcagtcgtgtccgactctttgcaaccccatggactgcagcacgccagggttccctgtccttcactgtctcccggagtttgctcaagctcatgtccgtcgagtcggtgatgccatccacccatttcgtcctctgtcgtccccttctcctcctgccttcagtcttacaTAAACAGTAAGCTAGGACTCTTTCCTCTGTATTACTGGAATAAGCAAAAAGCTGCTGTAACCATCCGCAGATCTCAGTGGCTGAACATAGTGGGTTCTTCCTCGTGTCCCGGTGCCGTGCGGGTTGGTGGGCTTGGGGTGGAGACTCTGGTCCACTCATTTAGCCGCTGTGCTCTTGcagctcttcccctcccccatcagAGCCACTGCATCCCAAGGGCTCATAGAGCAATTTTAAGAACCAGGCCAGTACCTATGTGTGGTCACGCGGTCCTAACTACAAGGATGCCTGGTGGTGTGAGCTCACAGTGTGCTGAGGAGGGAGGGGGCAAGTCACCCACAGTCCCCAGAAACCTCCAGCTCAGTCCACCCCACTGAAAACAGGCATCCTGCCACACTCCAGATCACGTGACCTCATAATATTTAATTCGCTTCATTCATCAGCTCCTGAAATAGATTTCCCGACAGACACACCTCATTTTCCCGCGCTTCACTTCAGAATGCTTCACAAatacctgctttttttttaaacaaactgaaggtttgtggcagcCCTGCCTTGGGCAGGTCTGTAGGTGGCCATTTCCCAGCAGTGTTTGCTCACTCTGGGCCACAGTCTGGCAGTTCTCACAACCTTCCAgaatttttcatcattattattatcgtATTTGTAATGGTGATGTGTGCTCAGCGGTCTTTGATGTTACTACCACAATACGTTGAGGGCTTGGGTAAGAGCACGTGTTGGCAACAAAGCGGCTTTTTGGCCGTGTCAGCGCTCAGCTGCGGCGCGCGGTGCCTTCACCGTCAGGCAGGGGCTTCCGGTGCAGCGTGCAGGCTCAGCAGGCGTGCCACTCGggctctagttgtggcgtgtgggcttagcAGCCCCGAGGAATGTGGATCTTTCCtgactggggactgaacccacatcccctgcattgtaaggtggaCTGTAACccctggaccgctagggaagccccagcagtAAAGTCTTTTTTAGGCTGAGCCACGTACGGACTTCCGGATGCAACGCTGCTGTGCTGGGCAGCCGCAGCGTGAGTGTGACTTGTACGTGCCCCGCCGCCGCTGCTCAGTCGCTCGGCCGcctccgactccttgcgacctcacagacggcagcccacaggctcctccgtccctgggattgtccagacaagaacgtggagtgggctgccaacaccttctccaggggatcttcctgacccagggattgaactcgggtctcctatattgccggtagattctttaccgtctgaaccaccaggggaagccTTTTATACGCAGTGGGAAACCAAAACATTCAGAGGGCTGTGTCACGGCATTCGCTTTCTCAGAGCCAGCTGGAAGCAAGCCCTTGGCACCCCAGGCCTGCCTGTACCCATCACATGTGCCCCCACAGGAGACGCCAACCTCCTGGAACCAGAAACCTCAcgtgtcttttcaccttgaagTCCACAGTGCCCAGCAGAATACCAGGCACGTGGCAGGTTCCCTGGTATTGACTGAATCAACACTAAACCAACAGGAACACCACTTCCGCAGAGCACCGGGACGTCCAGAAGGAGTGGGGAGGACGCGGCCATCAGAGAAGGGTGCGCCAGGCCCTCACCCACTGGGCTCCGGGGGAACCACCGCTCACAGGTCCCTGAAGCCCCCATGGGCAGCCCGGGCCCCACCCCGGCGCTCACGTGCTCACACTCCCTGCGTCCCCCCAGAGGGACTGCCCACCCTGCCCCATCCACGACCACAGAAGCCAGCACTTCCAAACAAGTTATTTATTTGCATACGGAAGACAAGACCTCGGCCAGGGGCCCAAGGGCAGGAAGGGTGCGCCAGGCCTCCCGCACCAACCCCCACTCACCTGGAAGGAGGGGGAGGTCTACAGACTTCAActctcccatcccacccacccTGTCCCCCCTCAAAAATAATTCTCCCTCGCTCCCATTCAAACCTACTCAATCAAAAGAATGGGACCGCCCAAGAGAAACGCCAGGAGAAAACAAGCAACTGTTAAGCGTGGAGATGGCAGCTGGCAGCTCCATCCCAGTGACAGACTAGCCCCCCCAAAGGGTTTCCAGGGTGACAACCTGTCCTCCAATGGGGTGAATCCCAGTCTTGAAACAAGATAAAACCCTAGAGCCTAAAACAATCTCCCATGACCTCTGCATTCCAAAGCCAGCCAAGCCCACCCCGGCCCAGCCTCTCGCTGGGATAAGCCCCCACGCCCTTCCGAGGCGGGGCCGGGCCACAGGAGCAGGCCAGCTGGCTACAGCCGGAACCTCTCGTCATACTCCTCCTTCGTCAGCCACTCAGACTTGTACGTCGACAGGTGAGCCACCACGGACGCTCCCAGCCAGACACTGAAATGCCTGTTGGAGCCCGCAAACACGGACGCCTTGGTGGGGAAGAAATGGCTGGCGAGCAGCTGGTAGAGGCGCATGGTGAAGCCGGGGTAGAGGGTGTTGCCCCCGCAGGGCGCCACGTGAGAGGCGAGCAGCGGGCGCAGGCTGGCCTCGCAGGCCTCGATGGAGTCCATGGCGGCCTGGGCGAGGCTGGGCCCCTGCAGGCCGAACACCTGGGGGCTGAAGAACATCTCGGGGGCCAGCCGCTGCATGGGGGTCAGCTCCACCGCGGTGCCGTCCGGCAGATGGTAGCTGTTGCGCTCGTCGGCGCCGTCCGGCAGGTTCTGGTAGAAGTCCAGCTCGTCCCCCAGGTTCTGCGGCACGTAGCACTTACGCATCTGGGTGCTGGCCACGGTGTCCAGCTGGAACAGGTTGTGGCGATTGTAGTCTTCCTTGAAGAGGCTCTTGAAGAGATAGACCGAGAGGTCCTGGCCCGCGAACTCCAGCGTCGTCGCCCCGGGCCGCAGCGGGCGGCCCAGGTGGAAGGGCTGCACGCGCGTCAGGCCACAGCCTGAGTCCACCACCACGCCCGTCAGCAGGCCGGACGAGTACAGCGACATCTCCAGCTGGTCGGCCAGGAGGACGGACGGCACGTTCAGCAACTCAAACAGGATCTGCAGGAGGGGAGCGGACAGACGCTCAGCGAGCTCCCCAGGACCGCGCGAGGCAGAGCGCAAGGCGGCACAGACGCGTGTCCTCCAGGGACCGGCCCGGCCCGTGCGGCTCACCCTGGGGGGACTCGGGAAGGGTCCTGGAGGATCAGGAAGAGCCAGGCTGGCCCTCGGGAGCTTGCCTGACGACGGCCTTTTGGAAGACCGTTCTGGTGGAGGGGCAGGGAGAGCCTGAGCGTGTGTGCGCAGGCGCCTGGCTGTGTGAGCAGCACAGCACAAGCCGGGGCAGGTCCAGGGCAGGAGGTGCAGCCTGAACTATTTcagttgttttcaatttttttttttactttttggccgtgctgggtctctgctgcacaggc comes from the Bos taurus isolate L1 Dominette 01449 registration number 42190680 breed Hereford chromosome 2, ARS-UCD2.0, whole genome shotgun sequence genome and includes:
- the ACTL8 gene encoding actin-like protein 8, translating into MSARTIIIDHGSAFLKAGLSGWNEPQLVLPSVVNYIPCRENPGPSYARRRVSLGIDICRPDTFSYPVQRGRVINWEGVEHIWSFILEKHRLEHEDFPVIITESPLKEPVDRQKTLEILFELLNVPSVLLADQLEMSLYSSGLLTGVVVDSGCGLTRVQPFHLGRPLRPGATTLEFAGQDLSVYLFKSLFKEDYNRHNLFQLDTVASTQMRKCYVPQNLGDELDFYQNLPDGADERNSYHLPDGTAVELTPMQRLAPEMFFSPQVFGLQGPSLAQAAMDSIEACEASLRPLLASHVAPCGGNTLYPGFTMRLYQLLASHFFPTKASVFAGSNRHFSVWLGASVVAHLSTYKSEWLTKEEYDERFRL